A genomic stretch from Chitinophaga lutea includes:
- a CDS encoding GNAT family N-acetyltransferase, protein MLHNPLHLAVFGSADERVERMQVAMFTRVLKLEECNLFAAWAGNEMAGVMNYYEPGCCQISPLKTLGMLPGLLGVLGTRLPRVLKWKANWGRHDPALRHYHFGPLAVLPAMQGRGIGAALLTHFCKVADGQQTPAYLETDKKENVRLYERFGFRVVEEDTLFNVQNWFMVRTVNHKTQ, encoded by the coding sequence ATGTTGCACAACCCCCTGCATCTGGCAGTGTTCGGGTCGGCGGATGAGCGGGTGGAACGGATGCAGGTGGCGATGTTCACCAGGGTGCTGAAACTGGAGGAGTGTAACCTGTTTGCCGCCTGGGCGGGAAATGAGATGGCAGGGGTGATGAATTATTATGAGCCCGGCTGCTGCCAGATCAGTCCACTCAAGACACTGGGCATGTTACCCGGCCTGCTGGGCGTATTGGGCACCCGGTTGCCGCGGGTGCTGAAATGGAAGGCAAACTGGGGCCGTCATGATCCTGCGCTCAGGCACTATCATTTTGGCCCGCTGGCCGTATTGCCCGCCATGCAGGGCCGTGGAATAGGCGCCGCATTGCTGACGCATTTCTGCAAAGTTGCAGACGGGCAACAAACGCCCGCATACCTGGAAACCGACAAAAAAGAGAATGTAAGGCTGTATGAACGGTTCGGGTTCAGGGTGGTGGAAGAAGATACGTTGTTTAACGTTCAAAACTGGTTCATGGTAAGAACGGTAAATCATAAAACACAATAA
- a CDS encoding M15 family metallopeptidase, with the protein MDNHRPGDSILDSQEDFSPYNKFRRRQHRRVWFRREDGSEMELDTPFLFPELATAAEEAADVFEPETPSPVAATLPAIPESVVRQWGSRQQMAVHLEKLTYATLPQLGAKPQQNMTKAEKKAFTAAWERLRAKLLEARKALFSKGFIAALSGREDVPFGFVKTTYRPKKGSAITGVGSSSKLMTAERADKAIGRLHTTRQFALTQDQLDIIQRMANVESGGRIQVLNSYDGGLVSFGFLQLTLHVGKLQKLISMAPTAFARYGIALDPVKTYRFSSSEVHPAIVGVDNKDRSQLRWNGWAERFYYAGFDPDIIEAQVKYAVQYLDKQKAGLKSRLKNNHQDTGNTLYTKFINNYYNRHAYIRGLFQESFNNNPSMSTSAIAEAVRSYADSHPDPAAWLEKYKAILIRKGWSRLVEETAKGTIVTLTTPQPVPELEPEDEFETPGEFYDEPEAEVYESEYEEADDEYEDTFSDEADEEREYEDHAENEYAADEAESEENDEYEYEEDVYNETEEEEEYDELLSAGEETEYEEDEYDDETFGEDEATFYEEQETGAPGGTTAYLNVSVIKGHKRKTGAFLPDTFKPSSTVNILVYLHGLYKRGDETNGISSYWKSYANIRELFAGSGKNAIMLAPTLGSNPQSSLVLLNRKNGFDKFIDACLEALKAQQLLPQEAAPGRIIIAAHSAGGKPLSGILATTNRLSSHIDECWGFDCLYGYAYDSWLQKDRKKNVLYHYWAHNAAGQKSRPGVNGDKLQSLHPNMHNIAPKARTNHQNIIPYAWKNEIDQRPWFNGGSTSGLQQEAPATSSLKLVKLPLYQDPITIVKASKSGKLAEIKEAPAVYLKAIVRNAGEDPDKWFNSFTQVSFLGRKLKSGQYVHVSLAKLLQKTEAKFMEKYPGKSATAIGDMLGLTQEGMAASRGTSSTATYSYHMFGLALDINYNGNPYIQPGGHAAFNQFMKKVGLLNTGGLIKTVDWGAWSGLLKPADYMRLYDEFSVLDKHLERYFGYLESPDALQARLNAAQTGYWYGKTLAQATAVIKKDLKDITGAWKGTRKNPEAIFRKGGFLSLSREFMQGMVEAGFDWGGRYGDMMHFDMRTTGVGAKIESAKNAYIGKKKKEARAKFLTLV; encoded by the coding sequence ATGGATAACCATAGGCCCGGGGATTCTATCCTGGATAGTCAGGAAGATTTTTCCCCATACAACAAATTCCGCCGGCGCCAGCATCGCAGAGTCTGGTTCAGGAGGGAAGACGGCAGCGAGATGGAGCTCGATACGCCGTTTCTTTTCCCGGAGCTGGCAACAGCGGCCGAAGAAGCAGCAGATGTATTTGAACCGGAAACGCCATCTCCCGTTGCCGCTACATTGCCCGCCATACCCGAAAGTGTGGTGCGGCAGTGGGGCAGCCGGCAACAGATGGCCGTGCACCTGGAAAAACTGACATACGCCACGCTGCCGCAGCTGGGCGCCAAGCCGCAGCAAAACATGACCAAAGCCGAGAAGAAAGCTTTCACCGCTGCCTGGGAACGCCTGCGGGCCAAATTACTGGAAGCCCGCAAGGCTTTATTCAGTAAAGGTTTCATCGCTGCGCTCAGCGGCAGGGAAGACGTTCCCTTCGGATTCGTCAAAACCACTTACCGCCCCAAAAAGGGCAGTGCTATCACCGGCGTGGGCAGCAGCTCCAAACTGATGACCGCCGAGCGGGCCGATAAAGCCATCGGCCGGCTGCACACCACACGGCAGTTCGCACTCACGCAGGACCAGCTCGACATCATCCAGCGCATGGCCAATGTAGAATCCGGCGGCCGCATCCAGGTATTGAATTCGTACGACGGCGGTCTTGTGAGTTTCGGTTTTCTCCAGCTCACGCTGCATGTAGGCAAGCTACAAAAACTGATCAGCATGGCGCCCACCGCGTTTGCCCGCTACGGCATTGCGCTCGACCCGGTGAAGACCTATCGTTTCTCCTCATCCGAAGTGCATCCCGCCATTGTGGGCGTGGATAACAAAGACCGTTCACAACTGCGGTGGAACGGCTGGGCGGAGCGGTTTTATTATGCCGGTTTCGACCCGGACATTATCGAAGCGCAGGTGAAATATGCCGTACAGTACCTCGATAAACAGAAAGCAGGGCTGAAAAGCCGGCTGAAAAACAATCACCAGGACACGGGCAACACCCTTTACACCAAATTCATCAACAACTACTACAACCGCCACGCCTACATCCGGGGCCTTTTCCAGGAAAGTTTCAACAACAACCCGAGCATGTCCACAAGCGCCATCGCAGAGGCCGTGCGGAGTTATGCGGACAGTCACCCCGACCCCGCGGCGTGGCTGGAAAAGTATAAAGCTATTCTCATAAGAAAAGGCTGGAGCAGGCTGGTGGAAGAAACCGCCAAAGGCACCATCGTCACGCTCACTACCCCACAACCGGTGCCGGAGCTTGAGCCCGAAGATGAATTCGAAACACCCGGGGAATTCTACGACGAGCCTGAAGCCGAGGTATACGAATCCGAATACGAAGAAGCAGACGATGAATATGAAGATACCTTCAGTGATGAAGCGGATGAAGAAAGGGAATACGAGGATCATGCCGAAAACGAGTATGCGGCTGATGAAGCGGAATCGGAGGAAAACGACGAGTACGAATATGAAGAAGATGTATACAACGAAACGGAAGAGGAGGAAGAATATGACGAGCTGCTTTCAGCCGGGGAAGAAACGGAGTACGAGGAAGATGAATATGACGACGAAACCTTCGGTGAGGATGAAGCTACATTTTATGAAGAACAGGAAACCGGCGCGCCGGGCGGCACCACAGCTTATCTCAATGTGAGTGTGATCAAAGGCCATAAACGGAAAACCGGGGCATTCCTTCCGGATACGTTCAAACCATCGTCCACCGTGAATATTCTTGTATACCTGCATGGTCTCTACAAACGCGGCGATGAAACGAACGGAATTTCATCGTACTGGAAAAGCTACGCGAATATTCGCGAGCTTTTTGCAGGCAGTGGTAAAAACGCCATTATGCTGGCGCCCACACTGGGCAGCAATCCGCAAAGCAGCCTGGTATTGCTGAACAGGAAAAACGGCTTCGATAAATTCATCGATGCCTGCCTGGAAGCACTGAAAGCGCAGCAATTGCTGCCGCAGGAAGCTGCGCCTGGCCGCATCATCATCGCCGCACATTCCGCCGGCGGCAAACCGCTCAGCGGCATCTTGGCGACTACCAACCGTCTCAGCAGCCACATCGATGAATGCTGGGGATTCGACTGCCTGTACGGATACGCGTATGACAGCTGGCTGCAGAAAGACCGGAAAAAAAATGTGCTCTATCACTATTGGGCGCATAACGCCGCGGGGCAGAAAAGCAGGCCGGGCGTGAACGGTGACAAGCTGCAAAGCCTGCATCCTAACATGCACAATATTGCGCCGAAAGCACGCACGAATCATCAGAACATCATTCCATACGCCTGGAAAAATGAAATCGACCAAAGGCCATGGTTCAATGGTGGCAGCACTTCCGGCCTGCAGCAGGAAGCACCTGCAACAAGCTCGCTGAAGCTTGTGAAACTCCCGCTGTACCAGGATCCCATCACGATCGTCAAGGCGAGTAAAAGCGGCAAACTGGCGGAAATAAAAGAAGCGCCGGCGGTGTACCTGAAAGCGATCGTGCGCAATGCGGGCGAGGATCCGGATAAATGGTTCAACAGTTTCACCCAGGTGTCTTTCCTGGGCAGAAAACTTAAATCCGGGCAATACGTGCATGTTTCGCTGGCGAAGCTCCTGCAGAAAACTGAAGCGAAGTTCATGGAAAAATATCCCGGCAAGAGTGCTACGGCCATCGGGGATATGCTCGGGCTGACGCAGGAAGGGATGGCAGCTTCCCGCGGCACTTCTTCCACCGCCACCTATTCGTACCATATGTTCGGCCTAGCCCTCGACATCAACTATAACGGTAACCCGTACATACAACCTGGAGGGCATGCCGCTTTCAACCAGTTCATGAAAAAAGTGGGACTGCTCAATACCGGCGGCCTCATCAAAACTGTGGACTGGGGCGCATGGTCGGGACTGCTCAAACCCGCAGATTATATGCGGTTGTACGACGAATTTTCCGTGCTCGACAAACACCTGGAACGTTATTTCGGTTACCTGGAGAGCCCGGATGCACTGCAGGCAAGGTTAAACGCTGCACAAACCGGTTACTGGTATGGAAAAACGCTGGCGCAGGCTACTGCGGTCATCAAAAAAGACCTGAAAGACATCACCGGTGCCTGGAAAGGCACGAGAAAAAACCCTGAAGCCATTTTCCGGAAGGGCGGGTTCCTCAGTCTGTCGCGGGAATTCATGCAAGGTATGGTGGAAGCAGGGTTTGACTGGGGCGGCAGGTATGGCGACATGATGCATTTCGACATGCGTACCACCGGTGTGGGCGCTAAAATCGAAAGCGCGAAGAATGCATATATCGGCAAGAAGAAAAAAGAAGCCAGGGCAAAATTCCTCACTTTAGTATAA
- a CDS encoding dihydrofolate reductase family protein has protein sequence MGKLSLQVQMSVDGCIAGKNGEMDWMIWNWDDALKNYVGGIAPAAGTILLGRKMTDGFISTWSAIRNNPGDPEQAFAQRMMDTPKVVFSRTMTESPWENTVIAAGDVAAAVSDIKSRDEKEVMAYGGANFAVSLINSGLIDEYHLFVNPVLLGEGLSIFSALNTRTKLRLKQSIRFDCGIVLLNYVPEQAWRGQQGKGIPEESGIPLFGSD, from the coding sequence ATGGGGAAATTATCACTCCAGGTGCAGATGTCGGTAGACGGATGCATCGCGGGCAAGAACGGGGAAATGGACTGGATGATCTGGAACTGGGACGATGCGCTGAAAAATTACGTCGGTGGAATAGCGCCGGCTGCGGGTACCATCCTGCTGGGGAGAAAGATGACGGACGGGTTTATCTCCACCTGGTCCGCCATCAGGAACAACCCGGGCGATCCGGAACAGGCGTTCGCGCAAAGGATGATGGATACGCCTAAAGTGGTGTTCAGTCGTACGATGACCGAATCGCCCTGGGAAAACACAGTCATTGCCGCCGGCGATGTTGCAGCAGCGGTGAGCGATATCAAAAGCAGGGATGAAAAAGAAGTGATGGCCTATGGCGGCGCAAACTTTGCGGTATCCCTGATCAATAGCGGGCTGATTGACGAATACCACCTGTTCGTGAACCCGGTATTGCTGGGGGAGGGCCTGTCTATTTTCAGCGCACTGAATACCCGGACAAAACTGCGGCTCAAACAATCCATCCGGTTCGACTGCGGCATCGTGTTGTTGAACTATGTGCCCGAACAGGCATGGCGGGGCCAACAGGGAAAAGGTATCCCGGAAGAATCCGGGATACCGCTGTTTGGATCAGATTAG